The Verrucomicrobiia bacterium genome includes a region encoding these proteins:
- a CDS encoding glycosyltransferase domain-containing protein, with amino-acid sequence MKAIYTCILNGYDTLKEPCFIQPGFDYICFTDNPELTSKVWKFRPAKGDVFTQRDIKIRPHHYLHEYEQTVWVDGSHELRKDLSPVLKPGFHLSAHPSRVCVYDECQAVLRSGKAQPLKVQRQKDALIHDRVRRKEGLWETGFMIRDKSEAVVLLCEQWAFLTAKFTHRDQLSLPHAVHLTGIRPNSLPAHVARSFFHIFSHNQPTKTMKAKVHYMTIWDTDKNFGKCINDFCKHIPEHDWICVRDGDSMFLTSHWGKQIEDIVNGSGQNYTLMGCMTNRLVSPHQCIEGMFDERDIVKHYEMALELELTRYGQVENNNGSVAGLLMLFSKATWNKVKFREKALGFDSHFTNDCRRIGKVGLMTGVYVFHNFRIWSDTPKSSVQHLV; translated from the coding sequence ATGAAGGCAATTTACACCTGCATATTGAATGGGTACGATACCCTTAAAGAGCCCTGCTTTATTCAACCCGGGTTTGATTATATCTGTTTTACCGATAATCCGGAACTTACCTCAAAGGTCTGGAAATTCAGGCCCGCAAAAGGCGACGTATTTACTCAAAGGGATATCAAGATAAGGCCGCATCATTATTTGCACGAATACGAACAAACCGTTTGGGTTGATGGCAGCCATGAGTTAAGAAAGGATCTTTCGCCGGTACTGAAGCCCGGCTTTCATTTATCGGCGCATCCGTCCAGAGTTTGTGTATATGATGAATGCCAGGCTGTCCTACGCTCCGGGAAAGCTCAGCCCCTCAAAGTACAAAGGCAAAAAGATGCGCTTATCCATGACAGGGTTCGGCGCAAAGAGGGCCTTTGGGAAACTGGGTTTATGATACGCGATAAGTCTGAAGCCGTCGTATTGCTATGCGAGCAGTGGGCCTTCCTTACCGCAAAGTTTACCCATAGAGATCAATTGAGCCTCCCCCACGCTGTGCATCTAACCGGAATAAGACCGAATAGTTTACCAGCCCATGTAGCAAGATCCTTCTTTCATATTTTCTCTCACAATCAGCCAACAAAAACAATGAAGGCGAAAGTTCATTACATGACCATCTGGGACACGGATAAGAACTTTGGTAAGTGCATCAATGATTTCTGCAAGCACATTCCGGAACATGATTGGATATGCGTACGAGATGGGGACAGCATGTTCCTGACGTCGCATTGGGGAAAGCAAATAGAAGATATTGTCAACGGTTCGGGGCAGAACTATACTTTAATGGGATGCATGACCAATCGTCTTGTATCTCCGCATCAGTGCATTGAAGGGATGTTCGACGAGCGGGATATCGTAAAGCATTACGAAATGGCCCTCGAGCTTGAGCTTACCAGGTACGGACAAGTAGAAAACAATAACGGAAGCGTTGCCGGGCTGCTTATGCTGTTTAGTAAGGCAACCTGGAATAAGGTTAAGTTTCGGGAAAAGGCTCTCGGTTTTGACAGTCATTTCACGAATGATTGCAGGAGAATAGGGAAGGTAGGCCTCATGACCGGGGTATACGTATTTCATAATTTCCGTATCTGGTCTGACACACCAAAATCCAGCGTTCAACATTTAGTGTGA
- a CDS encoding HK97 family phage prohead protease, producing the protein MNTYSRDGRMVFIMLRKAISEGFADVDAKQGIVVGVFSHFGSKDSDGDIVQKGAFNKSVKERGPEGADLIALLMDHDKKKAAGRVNRIWEDNERAYYEGKAGRHTNGRDFLYMAEDGIIKNHSFGYRIIKENKGRDANYLTEIALLEISPLQFLGANSNTPMLGVKSLTDIVDDLDLLEKALKRGNYTDETYLIIESKVKSLYSSLKPDASTLADDEVINHIHKSFKLN; encoded by the coding sequence TTGAATACTTACAGCCGTGATGGCAGAATGGTATTTATTATGCTAAGAAAAGCTATTTCAGAGGGATTCGCTGACGTTGATGCCAAACAAGGCATTGTCGTGGGGGTGTTCTCTCACTTCGGCAGCAAAGACAGCGATGGCGATATTGTCCAAAAAGGAGCATTCAATAAATCAGTAAAAGAGCGAGGCCCGGAAGGTGCGGATCTTATAGCTCTGCTCATGGATCACGATAAAAAGAAAGCAGCAGGCCGGGTAAATCGTATTTGGGAGGACAACGAAAGAGCTTACTACGAGGGGAAAGCTGGGAGGCACACCAACGGCCGCGACTTTCTTTACATGGCAGAGGATGGCATAATTAAAAATCACAGTTTCGGCTACCGAATAATTAAAGAAAATAAAGGAAGGGATGCTAATTACCTCACCGAAATAGCGTTACTCGAAATAAGCCCCTTACAATTCCTCGGGGCAAACAGCAATACCCCTATGCTTGGCGTGAAGTCATTGACTGATATAGTCGATGATCTTGACCTGCTTGAAAAAGCACTGAAGCGGGGTAATTATACCGATGAGACCTACCTAATCATAGAAAGCAAAGTAAAATCACTTTATAGCTCACTAAAGCCGGATGCTTCCACTTTAGCCGATGACGAAGTGATAAATCACATTCATAAGTCATTCAAATTAAATTAA
- a CDS encoding phage major capsid protein: protein MEVKEIKDAIDLAAKELKEGVKGAGDKAEKALQEAAKALSEMEGKAEKAEIEALKAEALKLKDEFTESLKKEIKVIQDQHDKLSAKVKEADFGKAIHGMRRKALGDMIAEGLEKNAELIEKKAAARTNFEIPMETKAVATVADSVAPDFQPIQSAPHEFFHMRSIIPVSPTVSNAIRYVRMTIGSEGNTINTVAEGALKPELNYTPTVETANVYKVAGHLTVTDEFLEDIVGSRDWLASELPQALFDVEDEKILKGTGVGDIEGLYTIATPLSLPSGSVTAASNVWDKLAAALAQERRLKRQATGIIVSPEDYMELLINKGSNGMYTYPAIWGAVALNVAGVPVYQTSSLLQGEALVGDFSRGTRIFQRMGPVVRYAFEHANNFTSNLVTVLVEERIALPIYFPDSFISVDLSAGTA, encoded by the coding sequence ATGGAAGTAAAAGAAATAAAGGACGCCATTGATCTTGCAGCCAAGGAGCTGAAAGAGGGCGTAAAGGGCGCTGGCGATAAAGCCGAAAAAGCATTGCAGGAAGCCGCAAAGGCCCTGTCAGAAATGGAAGGCAAAGCCGAAAAGGCAGAAATCGAAGCCTTAAAAGCAGAAGCTTTGAAGCTGAAGGATGAATTTACTGAAAGCCTGAAAAAGGAAATCAAGGTAATTCAGGATCAGCACGACAAGTTATCTGCAAAGGTGAAAGAAGCTGATTTCGGCAAAGCAATTCACGGAATGCGCCGGAAAGCCTTGGGGGATATGATCGCCGAGGGACTGGAAAAGAACGCCGAGTTAATTGAAAAGAAGGCTGCGGCTCGCACCAACTTTGAAATACCGATGGAGACCAAAGCTGTTGCTACGGTAGCTGATTCTGTGGCTCCCGATTTTCAGCCCATTCAGTCGGCCCCGCATGAGTTTTTCCACATGCGCAGCATTATCCCTGTTTCTCCAACAGTTTCAAACGCCATTCGCTACGTGCGCATGACGATTGGGTCTGAAGGCAACACGATCAATACGGTGGCTGAGGGTGCGCTGAAGCCTGAACTGAACTATACGCCTACTGTAGAAACTGCAAATGTATACAAGGTTGCAGGTCACCTTACGGTAACAGACGAGTTCCTGGAAGATATCGTTGGTAGCCGCGACTGGCTGGCTTCTGAACTGCCGCAGGCGCTGTTTGACGTTGAGGATGAAAAGATCCTGAAAGGAACCGGAGTAGGAGATATCGAAGGTCTTTACACGATTGCGACGCCGTTATCGCTGCCTTCTGGATCGGTAACAGCTGCATCAAATGTATGGGACAAGCTGGCTGCTGCTCTTGCCCAGGAACGCAGGCTCAAACGCCAGGCAACCGGCATAATTGTATCCCCGGAGGATTACATGGAACTGCTGATCAACAAGGGTTCCAATGGCATGTACACCTATCCTGCAATTTGGGGTGCTGTCGCTCTGAACGTTGCCGGGGTTCCGGTGTACCAAACCAGCTCATTGCTTCAGGGTGAAGCCTTGGTAGGTGACTTCTCTCGCGGAACCAGGATATTCCAAAGGATGGGGCCTGTAGTTCGGTATGCGTTTGAGCACGCCAATAACTTCACGTCCAACCTGGTAACTGTGCTGGTAGAGGAACGCATTGCCCTCCCTATCTACTTCCCTGACAGCTTTATCAGCGTGGACCTTTCTGCTGGTACTGCTTAA
- a CDS encoding head-tail connector protein, whose product MIFSTEDGDNFIYNRVTWKGCNSGTYGMQLEPVSETGNEPLSLDEVKEKLNIDYTDWDAVLSKLIRSARQRAEKFMNRSLRPQVFKVSWQHTSGFVELPYSPIGSIVSVVDKDGNTLAYKSDHQGRIDVPKGAIITYNAGDWGTLGVPESVKTGLIKDISSCFEYNENMIVGYSENPIGFNMEYYYEGHSKNLWL is encoded by the coding sequence ATGATCTTCAGCACCGAGGACGGCGATAATTTCATTTACAACCGGGTGACATGGAAAGGCTGCAACTCCGGAACATATGGAATGCAGCTGGAGCCAGTTTCAGAAACCGGAAATGAACCGCTTTCCCTGGATGAAGTTAAGGAGAAGCTGAATATTGACTATACGGATTGGGATGCGGTATTAAGCAAATTGATCCGATCTGCTCGACAAAGGGCAGAAAAGTTCATGAACCGTTCTTTGAGGCCGCAAGTATTTAAGGTAAGCTGGCAACATACCTCCGGTTTTGTGGAGCTGCCTTATTCGCCTATCGGTTCAATTGTTTCGGTGGTCGATAAAGACGGTAATACACTTGCCTACAAGAGCGATCACCAGGGCCGCATCGATGTGCCTAAAGGCGCTATCATCACCTACAACGCGGGCGATTGGGGAACGCTGGGGGTTCCAGAAAGCGTAAAAACGGGACTGATAAAAGATATTTCAAGCTGCTTCGAATACAACGAGAACATGATTGTAGGGTATTCTGAAAACCCAATAGGTTTTAACATGGAGTACTACTACGAAGGACATTCTAAAAACCTTTGGCTGTGA
- a CDS encoding head-tail adaptor protein: MNKTTRVHAGQFNRIGEFFDYPDVPDGYGGTVPGPRALLLRTKVGVTPLSGQPTFHALEIGMTNPYEVVMRTRAGFEPTVKQEIEIDGNKYSIKKIVDVNYRQRVAILWADRFSDSV; this comes from the coding sequence GTGAATAAGACTACACGCGTACATGCGGGTCAGTTCAACAGGATAGGGGAGTTCTTTGATTACCCTGATGTTCCAGATGGGTACGGTGGAACGGTTCCAGGCCCAAGAGCCCTGCTGCTCCGGACAAAAGTAGGGGTTACGCCGCTAAGCGGCCAGCCTACATTTCATGCGCTGGAGATTGGAATGACCAATCCATACGAAGTGGTAATGCGAACAAGGGCAGGTTTCGAGCCCACAGTTAAGCAAGAGATTGAAATTGACGGTAACAAGTACTCGATCAAAAAGATAGTAGACGTGAATTACCGGCAGCGAGTAGCAATTCTTTGGGCAGACAGATTTAGCGATTCAGTATGA
- a CDS encoding phage tail tube protein, which translates to MADLIKGDEVLFFIQVDGDFVPVACLTSSDLPETTDAMETTVRGNNGWRSYTPSVQDYTVSIAGVIERSSSFSYVFLQGLKRNQIVFIWRMATSGSEILDEGSAFITSLTLSAPAGDIVSFSATLTPGVGGIKDVMVWSQDGDNVVTQNGTNLTQL; encoded by the coding sequence ATGGCTGATCTGATCAAGGGCGATGAGGTATTATTTTTCATTCAAGTGGACGGGGATTTTGTCCCTGTTGCCTGTCTGACAAGTAGCGATTTGCCTGAGACGACAGACGCAATGGAAACCACTGTACGGGGAAATAACGGATGGAGGAGCTATACACCATCTGTCCAGGATTACACAGTCTCTATCGCCGGGGTAATTGAACGGTCATCGTCGTTCAGCTACGTGTTCCTACAGGGCCTCAAAAGAAACCAAATAGTTTTCATCTGGAGAATGGCTACCAGCGGGAGCGAAATACTGGATGAGGGGTCAGCATTCATTACCTCATTGACCCTGAGTGCACCGGCCGGAGATATTGTGAGCTTTTCAGCTACGCTAACCCCTGGCGTAGGAGGGATAAAGGATGTTATGGTATGGAGCCAGGACGGAGATAATGTAGTTACTCAAAACGGAACAAATTTAACACAGCTATGA